A region from the Microcebus murinus isolate Inina chromosome 3, M.murinus_Inina_mat1.0, whole genome shotgun sequence genome encodes:
- the PDCL3 gene encoding phosducin-like protein 3 codes for MQDPNADTEWNDILRKKGILPSKESLEDLEKEAEEEEQRVLQQSVVKTYEDMTLEELEDHEDEFNEEDERAIEMYRQQRLAEWKATKLKNKFGEVLEISGKDYVQEVTKAGEGLWVVLHLYKQGIPLCALINQHLSGLARKFPDVKFIKAISTTCIPNYPDRNLPTIFVYLEGDIKAQFIGPLVFGGMNLTRDELEWKLSESGAVKTDLEENPKKPIEDTLLSSVRCSVPLRRDSDSEDD; via the exons ATGCAG GACCCCAACGCAGACACTGAGTGGAATGACATCTTACGCAAAAAGGGCATCTTGCCCTCAAAGGAAAGTTTGGAAGATTTGGaaaaggaggcagaagaggaggagcagagagTCCTCCAGCAGTCAGTGG TGAAAACATATGAAGATATGACTTTGGAAGAGCTGGAGGATCATGAAGATGAATTTAATGAGGAGGATGAACGTGCTATTGAAATGTACAG GCAGCAAAGACTGGCTGAGTGGAAAGCAACTAAACTGAAGAATAAATTTGGAGAAGTTTTGGAGATCTCAGGAAAGGATTATGTTCAAGAAGTTACCAAAGCCGGTGAGGGCTTGTGGGTAGTCTTACACCTTTACAAACAAGG gatTCCCCTTTGTGCCTTGATAAATCAGCACCTCAGTGGACTTGCCAGGAAGTTTCCTGATGTCAAATTTATCAAAGCCATTTCAACAACCTGCATACCCAATTATCCTGATAGGAATCTGCCCACGATATTTGTTTACCTTGAAGGTGATATCAAGGCTCAGTTTATTGGTCCTCTGGTGTTTGGCGGCATGAACCTGACCAGAGATG AGCTGGAGTGGAAACTGTCTGAGTCTGGAGCAGTCAAGACAGACCTGGAGGAGAACCCTAAGAAACCGATTGAAGACACATTGCTGTCCTCAGTGCGGTGCTCTGTCCCCCTGAGGAGGGATAGTGATTCTGAGGACGACTAA